One Pseudomonas sp. C27(2019) DNA window includes the following coding sequences:
- a CDS encoding YIP1 family protein, with amino-acid sequence MNISLFFGLPFSTKGWFQLQQKKLSIPLLAWLLVVPLSFVPPVLIYYAGTHYGDSFLPGFGDKDWHFITTILFLAELLTFFVMGWLIHSVLEGNNIKVSYHDAYLVAAIAPLPLWLSSLALLTPMLLLNVLIVAAALALSIALVYRGCKALIHDSGNDVASMSATHTIVAASFLAWVVLLVIVWAY; translated from the coding sequence ATGAATATCTCACTATTCTTTGGGCTGCCTTTCTCTACAAAAGGCTGGTTCCAATTACAGCAAAAAAAGCTCTCCATTCCCCTGCTCGCTTGGCTATTGGTGGTTCCTTTGTCATTTGTGCCGCCGGTGCTTATATATTATGCCGGAACACATTATGGCGACAGTTTTCTACCTGGCTTTGGGGATAAGGATTGGCACTTTATAACCACAATTCTATTCCTGGCTGAGCTGCTAACCTTCTTTGTGATGGGCTGGCTGATTCATTCGGTACTCGAAGGAAACAATATAAAGGTCAGTTATCATGACGCTTATCTTGTAGCCGCTATCGCACCTTTGCCTTTATGGCTATCTTCTTTAGCCTTGCTGACACCCATGCTACTGCTGAATGTGCTGATTGTGGCGGCAGCGCTAGCCTTATCGATTGCCCTGGTATATCGGGGCTGTAAGGCTTTAATACACGACTCAGGAAATGATGTGGCGAGTATGTCAGCCACTCACACCATTGTGGCCGCCTCCTTCTTGGCTTGGGTGGTATTACTGG
- a CDS encoding MarR family winged helix-turn-helix transcriptional regulator: MTKLSKQDFQNLSDFRFRLRAFQRQSEDICKSHGLTSLQYLLLLHLKGFADREWATVSELSTKLHSKHHATVMLIDRCSELGLVERRGSTADKRCIEIHLLAKGEALVAAIAEQHRPELNHLQHDFPMAK; encoded by the coding sequence ATGACCAAGCTAAGCAAGCAGGATTTCCAAAATCTGTCAGATTTTCGTTTTCGATTAAGAGCTTTTCAGCGCCAAAGCGAAGATATTTGCAAAAGCCATGGCTTAACCTCGTTGCAATATTTACTCCTACTGCACCTGAAAGGTTTTGCTGATAGAGAATGGGCAACGGTTAGCGAATTATCGACAAAACTTCATTCTAAGCACCACGCAACGGTTATGTTGATTGATCGTTGCAGTGAGCTGGGGTTGGTTGAGCGGCGTGGCTCTACAGCGGATAAACGCTGCATAGAAATACACTTACTGGCCAAAGGTGAGGCGCTAGTTGCAGCCATTGCAGAGCAGCACCGGCCTGAGCTCAATCATTTGCAGCACGATTTCCCTATGGCTAAATAA
- a CDS encoding cytochrome c, with product MNIRKKVKSITSTAAVSSLALLLSIPVVQASSDGETLYMQHCSVCHQPDGQGIPSLFPPLAANLQMSSDDPETIQEYLRLVIFGYHGGLIVNNQVYSGKMPPIGEVGRLNDSELLELINYQRSSWGNNGRAVTFTELATAREAGRLKPGSK from the coding sequence ATGAATATTCGTAAGAAAGTCAAGTCAATAACGAGCACTGCTGCTGTGAGTTCTCTTGCTTTATTGCTGAGCATCCCAGTTGTCCAAGCAAGTTCAGATGGCGAGACGCTCTATATGCAGCATTGCTCAGTATGTCACCAACCAGACGGGCAAGGCATACCTAGTTTGTTCCCTCCCTTGGCCGCTAACCTTCAGATGAGTTCTGATGATCCAGAAACAATCCAAGAATACTTGCGGCTGGTTATCTTCGGTTATCACGGTGGGCTGATCGTTAACAATCAGGTCTACTCTGGCAAGATGCCACCTATTGGCGAGGTTGGACGGTTGAATGACAGTGAGCTGCTGGAGTTGATCAATTATCAGCGTTCATCTTGGGGTAATAACGGCAGAGCCGTCACATTTACTGAGCTTGCCACGGCGCGAGAAGCTGGCCGCTTAAAGCCTGGCTCCAAGTAA
- a CDS encoding protein-L-isoaspartate(D-aspartate) O-methyltransferase has protein sequence MMELDLAARREAMVDYQIRNRGIDSPRVLDAMGRVAREAFVPNDLREMAYNDSPLPIAAGQTISQPFIVAMMVDALDLKGGERVLDVGTGSGYAAAVLACIAQKVYSIERINELAEQAQKALLAEGFSNVEVKVGDGTLGWPEAAPFDAINVAAGAPVVPEALRQQLAIGGRLVLPVGPEHAGQQLLRVTRISEDEFETESLAAVRFVPLIGAAGWKETNPPGRDNSAYQALSAEDKALVDKMKQVVEPFASVDELPLQALLERIGDSRVVLMGESSHGTSEFYRARQRITRALIEEKGFDFMVIEGDWPNVARINNYVQHAECPQTEWTAFARFPTWMWRNQEVLGFIDWLRQYNAHQQPSERVAMHGLDLYSPYQSIDAILAYLDDVDPEMAAFARERYDCLAPFKPEAANYGRWAARRGFAHCGAAVQDVLDALQARQQTYAEHGSERFLDAVQNARLVVSAEAYYRLMYDDAYNTWNLRDTYMFETLEALLEHYGEGSRGVVWAHNSHIGDARATDRLQYGELNIGQLCRERFADDAYLIGLGTNSGTVAAASDWGEPMEIKTLKQVLPESYEHLCHATGYTGFLLPLARGGDPDVRAGLMKSRLGRAIGVIYRPETERASHYYEATLPRQFDEYIWIDHSCAVTTLNSDELEGMPDTYPFGL, from the coding sequence ATGATGGAGCTTGATTTAGCTGCTCGCCGCGAGGCGATGGTCGACTACCAGATACGTAACAGAGGTATTGATTCGCCTCGTGTGCTTGATGCGATGGGCCGAGTTGCACGCGAGGCATTTGTGCCGAATGATCTGCGCGAGATGGCCTACAACGACTCACCGCTACCGATTGCTGCCGGGCAAACAATTTCGCAGCCCTTTATTGTTGCCATGATGGTTGATGCGCTTGACCTAAAAGGCGGTGAGCGGGTGTTGGACGTGGGCACTGGCTCGGGCTATGCCGCTGCAGTGCTGGCCTGTATTGCGCAGAAAGTGTATTCGATAGAACGCATCAATGAACTGGCGGAGCAGGCACAAAAGGCGCTGTTGGCTGAGGGCTTTAGCAATGTTGAAGTCAAGGTTGGTGACGGAACACTGGGCTGGCCAGAGGCGGCGCCTTTCGATGCGATCAACGTTGCTGCAGGTGCGCCGGTTGTTCCGGAGGCATTAAGGCAGCAGTTGGCCATTGGCGGACGCCTAGTGTTGCCAGTGGGGCCAGAGCATGCAGGTCAGCAATTGCTGCGCGTGACGCGCATCAGTGAGGATGAGTTTGAGACTGAAAGTCTTGCTGCCGTGCGTTTCGTGCCATTGATCGGTGCGGCCGGTTGGAAGGAAACCAATCCACCGGGTCGTGACAACTCAGCGTATCAGGCTTTATCCGCTGAAGATAAGGCTCTTGTCGATAAAATGAAACAGGTTGTTGAGCCGTTTGCTTCGGTTGATGAGCTGCCGCTGCAAGCGCTACTTGAGCGCATTGGTGACAGTCGCGTGGTGCTGATGGGTGAGTCCTCGCATGGCACCTCCGAGTTTTACCGAGCACGGCAGCGCATCACCCGTGCTTTGATCGAAGAGAAGGGCTTTGATTTTATGGTGATTGAGGGTGACTGGCCGAATGTTGCCCGTATTAACAACTATGTGCAGCATGCAGAATGTCCACAGACGGAGTGGACTGCTTTCGCGCGTTTCCCGACGTGGATGTGGCGCAATCAAGAGGTGCTTGGTTTTATCGATTGGCTACGCCAGTACAATGCTCACCAGCAACCAAGTGAGCGTGTTGCCATGCATGGGCTCGATCTTTACAGCCCTTATCAATCCATTGACGCTATTCTTGCTTACCTCGATGATGTCGACCCCGAGATGGCAGCCTTTGCGCGTGAGCGCTATGACTGCTTAGCACCATTCAAGCCAGAAGCGGCAAACTATGGGCGCTGGGCGGCACGCCGTGGCTTTGCCCATTGTGGCGCGGCAGTGCAGGATGTGCTGGATGCCTTGCAAGCACGTCAGCAGACATACGCAGAGCATGGCAGTGAACGCTTTCTCGATGCAGTGCAGAATGCGCGCTTAGTGGTCAGTGCCGAGGCTTACTACCGCTTGATGTATGACGACGCTTACAATACTTGGAATCTGCGTGATACCTATATGTTTGAGACCCTTGAGGCGCTGCTCGAGCATTATGGCGAAGGCAGTCGCGGCGTGGTTTGGGCGCATAACTCGCACATTGGTGATGCCCGGGCAACCGATAGATTGCAGTACGGTGAGCTTAATATCGGCCAGCTGTGTCGTGAGCGCTTCGCTGATGATGCCTACTTGATCGGCCTAGGAACCAACAGCGGCACGGTTGCGGCGGCCTCGGATTGGGGCGAGCCGATGGAGATTAAGACTCTCAAGCAAGTGCTACCTGAGAGTTACGAGCATCTGTGTCACGCCACTGGTTATACTGGATTTCTGTTGCCATTAGCGCGGGGTGGGGATCCGGATGTGCGTGCTGGCTTGATGAAATCACGTCTTGGGCGGGCGATCGGGGTGATTTACCGACCAGAGACTGAGCGTGCCAGTCACTACTATGAGGCGACTTTGCCGCGTCAGTTTGATGAGTACATCTGGATTGATCACAGTTGTGCCGTGACGACGCTGAACAGCGATGAGCTTGAAGGCATGCCCGATACCTATCCCTTTGGCCTGTAG
- a CDS encoding class I SAM-dependent methyltransferase, whose product MSVNALYTDLSGYYDLMCADIDYRAQSSSIRRLHQIFGNNGKTHLDLACGTGPHVRHFLDFGYQSSGLDIHQPMLDLAKARCPEAQFSLQNMSDFSIAEPLDLITCFLYSIHYCDGVDKLKECIASVHRALKADGVFCLNVVDKNKIDSSLCVRHTVKQDDHHFTFSSGWNYSGAGEMQSLKVSIEKTDATGTQIWHDQHPMVAFSFAELLDILQPYFAVHIFEHDYERIIPWDKNSGNAIFTCVKI is encoded by the coding sequence ATGTCCGTCAATGCACTGTATACCGACCTTTCTGGTTATTACGATTTAATGTGTGCCGATATCGACTACCGCGCGCAAAGCAGCAGTATTCGCAGACTGCATCAAATCTTTGGTAATAACGGTAAGACGCATCTTGATCTCGCCTGCGGAACGGGCCCACACGTACGCCACTTTCTTGATTTTGGCTATCAAAGTAGCGGTCTCGATATTCACCAACCCATGCTCGATTTAGCAAAAGCCCGCTGTCCTGAAGCTCAGTTTTCCTTACAAAACATGAGCGACTTCAGCATAGCTGAACCCTTAGACCTGATCACCTGTTTTCTCTACTCCATCCACTACTGTGATGGCGTAGATAAACTAAAAGAGTGCATAGCCAGCGTACATCGCGCATTAAAAGCTGATGGTGTTTTCTGTTTAAACGTCGTCGATAAGAACAAAATCGACAGCAGCTTATGTGTCAGGCATACAGTGAAGCAAGATGATCACCACTTCACCTTCAGCTCAGGCTGGAATTACTCTGGCGCTGGAGAAATGCAGTCGCTCAAAGTCAGCATTGAAAAAACTGACGCCACCGGCACGCAAATCTGGCATGACCAACACCCAATGGTTGCTTTTAGTTTTGCTGAGCTGCTAGACATCTTGCAGCCTTACTTTGCAGTCCATATTTTTGAGCATGACTACGAGAGAATCATTCCTTGGGATAAAAACTCTGGAAATGCCATTTTTACTTGTGTGAAGATTTAG
- a CDS encoding zinc-dependent peptidase: MFKQLRHWLENRRVEKMSFTEAQWEAAIADWPVMQRYQGAERDKLRVMTFRFLARKHFTSGGGFQFTDAMALKIATMACVPVLHLGLNWYRRWRTIIIYEGGFVPNRPHRSNDGVIHSKGPALSGEAWFRGPLILSWQAVSESGAHAYDGKASNVVIHEVAHKLDMLRDGANGAPPMHPDMRSGEWHTIFTAAWDRLQKDFQRNRPLPLNEYGLTSPAEFFAVCSETFFEAPDAMQEHMPEVYRLLCQFYRQQPAALATSAM; the protein is encoded by the coding sequence ATGTTTAAGCAACTGCGTCACTGGTTAGAAAATCGTCGTGTTGAAAAAATGAGCTTTACCGAGGCGCAATGGGAAGCTGCGATTGCTGACTGGCCGGTGATGCAGCGCTATCAGGGTGCTGAGCGCGATAAGCTGCGAGTGATGACATTTCGTTTTCTAGCCCGTAAACATTTCACCTCTGGTGGTGGTTTTCAATTTACTGATGCGATGGCCTTAAAAATAGCAACCATGGCCTGCGTGCCTGTGCTGCATCTGGGTTTAAATTGGTATAGACGCTGGCGCACGATCATTATTTACGAGGGAGGTTTTGTTCCGAATCGCCCGCACCGCAGCAATGATGGGGTGATCCATTCTAAAGGCCCGGCCTTGAGTGGTGAGGCATGGTTTCGTGGGCCTTTGATTTTGTCATGGCAAGCAGTCAGCGAATCTGGGGCGCATGCGTATGACGGTAAAGCCAGCAATGTAGTGATTCATGAAGTCGCACATAAGCTTGATATGCTGCGTGATGGTGCCAATGGCGCACCGCCCATGCATCCTGATATGCGCTCCGGTGAGTGGCATACTATCTTTACTGCAGCTTGGGATCGGTTACAGAAAGACTTTCAGCGCAACCGCCCGCTGCCGCTTAATGAGTATGGGCTGACCAGTCCGGCAGAGTTTTTTGCGGTGTGCAGTGAGACGTTTTTTGAGGCACCAGACGCCATGCAAGAGCATATGCCTGAGGTCTATCGACTGCTCTGCCAATTCTATCGTCAGCAGCCTGCAGCTCTAGCGACTTCTGCGATGTAA
- the brnQ gene encoding branched-chain amino acid transport system II carrier protein, which translates to MNTTTATALHFGRREVFALGFMTFALFLGAGNIIFPAESGLQAGASVWRAALGFLITGVGLPLLTVVALARVGGGLSALTQPLGKIAGTALAVAVYLAIGPFFATPRTAVVSYEIGVVPFFGSSSTGLLLYSTVYFALVLYLAITPNKIIERIGTVITPVLLLALAILGGAAFFQPAGALGNVLGMYQEEAFLQGFLHGYLTMDALGALAFGVVIATALRSKGVQSERLVTRYSIYAGLIAAVGLSAVYLSLFYLGATSQDIASEAQNGGQVLAIYVQHMFGPLGNLLLALVITLACLTTAVGLLVACGEFFSERLNIAYKYIVIFFVLFSWAVSNQGLDQLIQVSIPVLTGLYPLAIVLVVLSLLDRCWNSTALVFRGTMLVTLVFGVMDGLAAAGLSAWVPDLFNQLPLAQQKMGWLLPAIVVMLGLTVLDRYRPSNQA; encoded by the coding sequence ATGAATACCACAACAGCGACAGCATTGCATTTTGGTCGGCGTGAAGTGTTTGCCCTAGGCTTTATGACGTTTGCATTGTTTTTGGGCGCTGGCAATATTATTTTCCCTGCGGAATCTGGACTGCAGGCCGGCGCTTCTGTTTGGCGTGCTGCACTTGGCTTTTTGATTACCGGTGTAGGCTTGCCATTGCTGACGGTTGTGGCTTTGGCCCGAGTTGGCGGTGGTTTATCGGCGTTGACGCAGCCATTAGGAAAGATTGCAGGAACGGCGCTAGCGGTTGCCGTATATTTGGCCATAGGCCCGTTTTTTGCCACGCCACGCACGGCAGTGGTGTCCTATGAGATTGGTGTTGTACCGTTTTTTGGCAGCAGCAGTACCGGCTTGTTGCTTTATTCGACAGTCTACTTTGCTTTAGTGCTTTATCTTGCGATTACACCCAATAAAATAATTGAACGCATTGGTACAGTCATTACCCCAGTTTTGTTACTGGCGCTGGCTATTCTCGGTGGTGCTGCGTTTTTTCAGCCGGCTGGTGCTCTGGGTAATGTACTGGGCATGTACCAAGAGGAGGCTTTTTTGCAAGGCTTTCTGCATGGTTATCTGACTATGGACGCGCTGGGTGCTTTGGCCTTCGGTGTGGTGATAGCAACTGCGCTGCGCAGTAAAGGCGTGCAGTCTGAGCGTTTGGTCACCCGTTACTCGATCTATGCCGGCCTCATCGCTGCTGTCGGGCTGTCTGCTGTCTACTTGTCATTGTTTTATTTGGGCGCAACCAGTCAGGATATTGCCAGTGAGGCGCAAAATGGCGGTCAAGTCTTGGCCATCTATGTGCAGCATATGTTTGGGCCGCTGGGTAATCTGCTATTGGCTTTAGTGATTACCTTGGCGTGTTTAACCACTGCAGTGGGCTTGTTGGTGGCTTGCGGTGAGTTTTTTAGCGAACGTCTTAACATTGCTTATAAATACATAGTGATCTTTTTCGTGCTGTTCAGTTGGGCGGTGTCAAATCAGGGTTTAGATCAGCTCATTCAGGTGTCAATTCCTGTGCTGACAGGGCTGTATCCATTAGCCATTGTGTTAGTGGTGTTAAGTTTGCTTGATCGCTGTTGGAACTCGACCGCACTGGTATTTCGTGGCACGATGTTGGTCACTTTAGTGTTCGGGGTGATGGATGGTTTGGCGGCTGCGGGTCTTTCCGCTTGGGTGCCAGATCTATTTAACCAACTGCCTTTGGCGCAGCAGAAAATGGGCTGGCTGCTGCCTGCTATTGTGGTTATGTTGGGCCTGACTGTGCTCGATCGCTACCGCCCATCAAACCAAGCTTAG